Part of the Crossiella cryophila genome, GGACATGAAGACCTTCTGCTCAGTCGAGGCGGCCGGTGAGGAAGCGCTGCGCGTTCCTCGCGGCGACCGCCATGATGGTGCCCTGGGGGTTGACGCCGGGTGCTGACGGCAGCAGCGAGGCGTCGTTGACGTGCACGTTCACCGTGCCGTGCACCCGGCCGTAGGAGTCGGCGCCGCAGCGGGCGAGGTCCTCGCCCATCGGCACCGTCCCGCACAGGTGCACGGTCATCAGGCTGGAGCGGGCCGGGGTCATGGCCGCGGCCGCGGCGGCGATCCCGGCGGGGTTGGCCACCACCGGGGCACCGCGGAAGGACGGGTAGAGCACGCTGGCCCCGGCGGCCAGCAGCAGGTGCATCAGCCGGGCCAGCCCGGTGCGCAACAGCTCGTGATCACCGCGGGTGAGCCGGTAGCTGACCAGCGGATCGGCGAAGCCCGGCAGCGCCAGCACCCGGCCGCGGCCCGCGCTCTGGATCGCCGCGTAGTAGACGAACAGGTTCTCCCAGCGCCGCATGGCAGGCCCGAAGGCCGGCCAGTTCTCACTCAGCGCCAGCGCCAGCAACGAGGGCCGGGAGGCCGAGCCGCCGAAGGACAACGCCGGGCCGAACTCCTTGACCTGGTACACCGGCACGTCACCGGGATCGTTGACCGGCTCGTCGAACTCGGCGGTCACCTTCACCGTCGGGTGCACCGACAGGTTGCCACCGATGTTGCGCCGCAACCCGGACCGCTGCAGCAACGCCGGCGTCTGGATGGCGCCCGCGCACACGAACACGTGCTCGAAGCGCACCCGCTCGGTCCGCCCGGTGGCCACATCCCGCAGCACCGCGGACACCGCCCTCGGCCCGGCCAGCTCCAGCCGCAGTGCCCTGCTCCGCTGCCGCAGCTCCACCCCGGCCGCGATCGCCCGCGGCCAGTAGGTGACC contains:
- a CDS encoding GMC family oxidoreductase N-terminal domain-containing protein; translation: MSRVWDALVIGTGPGGAVTARALAEAGLRVLAVEEGDWTEPGSVEPFSLEQMRRQYRGGGLTAALGRPSVAYTEGRGVGGGSEVNSGLYHRPSAELLDGWSRDWRIDGLGVPELSAHSDLIEKELSVSTLPWAMPASSQVLARGADALGWRGFEVPRWAICDERGVRRQTMSVTYWPRAIAAGVELRQRSRALRLELAGPRAVSAVLRDVATGRTERVRFEHVFVCAGAIQTPALLQRSGLRRNIGGNLSVHPTVKVTAEFDEPVNDPGDVPVYQVKEFGPALSFGGSASRPSLLALALSENWPAFGPAMRRWENLFVYYAAIQSAGRGRVLALPGFADPLVSYRLTRGDHELLRTGLARLMHLLLAAGASVLYPSFRGAPVVANPAGIAAAAAAMTPARSSLMTVHLCGTVPMGEDLARCGADSYGRVHGTVNVHVNDASLLPSAPGVNPQGTIMAVAARNAQRFLTGRLD